Proteins encoded together in one Thalassotalea crassostreae window:
- a CDS encoding succinate dehydrogenase iron-sulfur subunit, giving the protein MNQKFSIYRYNPDVDAKPYMKEYTLEIPEGSDMMVLDALILLKEQDPTLSFRRSCREGVCGSDGLNMNGKNGLACVTPLSDVKAKTIVLRPLPGLPVVRDLIIDMTQFYNQYEKIKPYLINDGQNPPAREHLQSIEERDKLDGLYECILCACCSTSCPSFWWNPDKFIGPAGLLHAYRFLIDSRDTATDERLDGLQDAYSVFRCHGIMNCVDVCPKGLNPTKAIGSIKSMLLQRAV; this is encoded by the coding sequence ATGAACCAGAAGTTTTCAATCTATCGCTACAACCCAGATGTTGACGCGAAACCATACATGAAAGAGTACACATTAGAGATCCCTGAAGGATCTGACATGATGGTACTTGATGCACTTATTTTATTAAAAGAACAAGATCCTACATTATCTTTCCGTCGTTCATGTCGTGAAGGTGTTTGTGGTAGTGACGGTTTAAACATGAACGGTAAAAATGGTTTAGCTTGTGTTACACCATTATCTGATGTTAAAGCTAAAACGATTGTTCTTCGTCCATTACCAGGTTTACCGGTAGTACGTGACTTAATTATTGATATGACTCAGTTCTACAATCAATATGAAAAAATTAAGCCTTATTTAATTAATGACGGCCAAAATCCTCCAGCTCGTGAACATCTTCAATCAATTGAAGAACGCGACAAGCTAGATGGTTTATACGAGTGTATTTTATGTGCTTGTTGTTCAACGTCTTGTCCATCATTTTGGTGGAATCCTGATAAATTTATCGGTCCAGCAGGCTTATTACATGCGTATCGTTTCTTAATCGATAGTCGTGATACAGCAACTGACGAACGTTTAGATGGTTTACAGGACGCGTATAGCGTATTCCGTTGTCATGGCATTATGAACTGTGTTGACGTATGTCCTAAAGGGTTGAACCCGACTAAGGCTATTGGGTCAATCAAATCAATGTTGTTACAAAGAGCGGTATAA